In Malus sylvestris chromosome 15, drMalSylv7.2, whole genome shotgun sequence, a single genomic region encodes these proteins:
- the LOC126605666 gene encoding uncharacterized protein LOC126605666, which produces MEVVEVMVRRRINIMCLQETKWVGRKAKDIENSGFKLWYSGTNRTRNGVGIIVDKTLTQDVVDVNRVGDRIMAIKIVIGQELINVISAYAPQVGLDTSSKEKFWEDLGDLVQGIAQTKKLFIGGDLNGHVGRETGNYGGFHGGHGFGERNEDGEAILDFSMAYDLFLANTFFKKREEHVITYKSGSSKTQIDFLLMRKGDRITCKDCKVIPGESVANQHRLLVMDVHIKRVRKKNKT; this is translated from the coding sequence atggaagtagtggaagttatggtgaggagaaggataaatattatgtgcctacaagaaactaagtgggttggtcgtaaggcaaaggatatagaaaactcagggtttaaactttggtattcgggcacaaatagaacgagaaacggtgttggcatcatcgtggacaagaccttgacacaagatgttgtagatgtcaatagggtaggagatagaatcatggcaatcaagattgtaataggacaagaacttatcaatgtgattagtgcgtacgcacctcaagtagggttggatacgagttcgaaggagaaattttgggaagaccttggagacttggtgcaaggaattgctcagacgaagaagttatttataggaggagatttaaatggacacgtgggcagggagacaggcaactatggaggttttcatggtggccatggttttggggagagaaacgaggatggggaagctatcttggatttttcaatggcatatgatctcttcttagccaacaccttctttaagaagagagaagaacatgtgatcacctacaagagtgggtcgtcaaaaacacaaatagattttcttctaatgaggaaaggggatcgtataacttgtaaggattgcaaagttataccgggagagagcgtggctaatcaacatcgcttgttggtgatggatgtacatatcaaaagagtgaggaaaaagaacaagacttag